From the Hyphomicrobium sp. ghe19 genome, one window contains:
- a CDS encoding histidine kinase, with protein sequence MSRTSDFAWLGRSIRDQVLLAIAIVLVLASIVAGSVAVFNGRKAVDVEIEASMDFAEGYLRELVRGIAAENRLADVEFLVSREVQHLRHARVYVQDPGAAPKLLRPERTLEDEVAPLDETPDWFENLMMPQGGNEHSRLILIPKGERSLILKGDPDDEIAEKWRELSSLAVVAIVSIALLVAAFYFVLGWILDPLVALARGLVALEAGERSQRLDIPRVGEIADIAVKFNSLASSLDQARAENGELYRQIQSVQEEERREIARELHDEAGPCLFGITANAESIATLAQRLSEEEASKIGKRVDEILSITGRLKAMNRALLKRLHPVSIGKVPLPALIQDLIYDFERRHPNVRIDSSVPPHVGAFGEKIDLTVYRSTQEALTNAIRHGQASHIVVELKEEWDDTNSIAKKGPSIINLCVSDDGTGLKPDMQAGFGLSAMRERVLSAGGSLVVEGHQPHGTMVSIKIPVRAGDHKSRAVDEVNRASP encoded by the coding sequence GTGAGTCGCACGTCGGATTTCGCTTGGCTTGGGCGATCCATCCGAGATCAAGTCTTACTCGCAATTGCCATCGTGCTTGTGCTGGCGTCGATCGTTGCCGGCAGTGTCGCCGTTTTCAACGGGCGCAAAGCGGTCGACGTAGAAATCGAAGCGTCGATGGACTTTGCCGAAGGCTACCTTCGTGAGCTGGTTCGGGGAATCGCCGCCGAGAACAGGCTGGCTGATGTCGAATTTCTGGTATCTCGCGAAGTCCAGCATCTTAGGCACGCGCGGGTCTATGTTCAGGATCCAGGCGCCGCTCCTAAATTACTCAGGCCTGAACGGACCTTGGAAGACGAGGTCGCTCCGCTCGATGAGACGCCGGACTGGTTCGAAAATTTGATGATGCCCCAGGGAGGCAACGAACACTCTCGGCTCATCCTGATTCCGAAGGGGGAAAGATCTCTCATCCTAAAAGGCGATCCTGACGACGAGATCGCGGAGAAATGGCGGGAGCTTTCCTCCTTGGCTGTCGTTGCGATCGTTTCGATAGCGCTGCTCGTTGCTGCCTTCTATTTCGTTCTCGGATGGATTCTCGATCCTCTTGTTGCACTGGCGCGAGGGCTCGTGGCTCTCGAAGCGGGCGAGAGATCGCAACGTCTCGATATTCCGCGCGTCGGGGAAATCGCCGATATCGCGGTGAAGTTCAATTCGCTTGCCTCGTCCCTCGACCAAGCGCGCGCAGAAAACGGCGAGCTTTATCGCCAAATCCAGTCCGTTCAAGAAGAGGAGCGGCGTGAGATCGCGCGAGAGTTGCACGATGAGGCGGGTCCGTGTCTATTTGGGATTACGGCGAACGCCGAGTCGATAGCAACACTTGCGCAGAGACTGAGCGAGGAAGAGGCGTCGAAGATCGGCAAGCGGGTCGACGAGATTCTTTCTATCACCGGCCGCTTGAAAGCGATGAACCGGGCGCTGCTCAAACGTCTGCATCCAGTTTCAATCGGCAAGGTGCCTTTGCCGGCCTTGATACAGGATCTGATTTACGATTTCGAACGCCGTCATCCGAACGTGCGGATCGATTCGTCTGTGCCTCCGCACGTCGGCGCCTTTGGTGAGAAAATCGATCTGACTGTCTATCGCTCGACGCAGGAAGCACTGACGAATGCCATTCGGCACGGTCAGGCGTCGCATATTGTCGTCGAGCTCAAGGAAGAGTGGGACGACACCAACTCAATTGCAAAGAAAGGACCGAGCATCATCAACCTTTGTGTGAGCGACGATGGCACAGGCCTTAAGCCGGATATGCAGGCGGGATTTGGATTGTCCGCGATGCGCGAGCGCGTGCTTTCTGCTGGCGGAAGTCTTGTCGTTGAAGGGCATCAGCCGCACGGAACGATGGTGTCGATC